The genomic region AAGGGATTATTGTGAATATACTCTAACTTTTGTCTAAACACTTCGTCACTGAAAATCGCTTGCGGATGAAATCCTTCTTGCCAAACTTGATACTCTTGTTCAGTTTTATATTGAAGTTTATAAATTTTTAGCTGTTTTAGTAGCTGATGAAAATTATTCTTTTGAAGCCAATTAATAATCGATCGCGCCGTAAAGGATTTAAAATTCCCCATCTCCTTAGATAAGTTAGCGGCTGAGACTAATAAATGGAGATGGTTTTCCATAATTACATAACCATATAAGTCTAATCGCCGATTATCTTGCATAAACTGGAGAGAATCTAAGATAATTTGAGCAATTTCAATTTGAGAAAATAGCGGGAGCCAATTAACCACTGTGCAGGTGACAAAGTGGGGTCGAGTTTCTAGTACATGGTAGCGGCTTCGTGCCATTGTGCGATCGATTGGGTTTTGGTATGTTGTACTAAGCTTTTATATTAGTATTTTTAGACAAACATTTAATTGATGAACACCGATGAACCACGAGGCAGAGCCTCGCTTGTTGGCATGCCCAGGGAGACCCTGGGAACGAGAATGCAACATTTAATCACGATGAACCACGAGGCAGAGCCTCGCTTGTTGGCATTCCCAGGGTCTCCCTGGGAACGAGATTAACGAGATTATTACCTCTGGTTCCTAGGCTGTGCCTGGGAACCCCGCGCTGGAGGCTCTGCCTCCGGGTCGAAGCAATGACGCCGATACTTACTGGAGGCAGTCGCCATGAAACCACGAGGCAGAGCCTCGCTTACTGGCATTCCCAGGGAGACCCTGGGAACGAGAATGCAACATTTAATCACGATGAACCACGAGGCAGAGCCTCGCTTGTTGGCATTCCCAGGGTCTCCCTGGGAACGAGATTAACGAGATTATTACCTCTGGTTCCTAGGCTGTGCCTGGGAACCCCGCGCTGGAGGCTCTGCCTCCGGGTCGAAGCAATGACGCCGATACTTACTGGAGGCAGTCGCCATGAAACCACGAGGCAGAGCCTCGCTTGTTGGCATTCCCAGGGAGACCCTGGGAACGAGATTTAACGAATATTTAGGGATGCAATTTGATTGGGATTAGCGGATTTGGTGCTTTTGCAATTCCGCTTCCCTGGCTTCCAGTTCGTCTTGGGTTTGCAATGCGGTTTGCATCCAAGCTTGGGATTGGGAGGCAAAAATTTTCGCTTGGGTTTGATTTTGCTGAAGTTGCCAAATTTGGTTTTTATTTTGCACTTCTGATTGGTAAAGTTGCTCGACACAAGTTAGCAAGAGATGGAGTTGGCGTTGAGTCCATCGGGATACGTCGATTTGCGAGATATATTGACGCAAGTAATATCGTTCTTTGGGCAAGCTTTCTGGGGGAATCATTAGGGCAGAATCGGGGTCAGAAAGATAGAGAGGATAAGGATAGTAAGCAATTTCTTGACCTGTGGCGATCGCCGCTGCTAATATCTGCCAATTTAACGCCAGTAAATCCCGAACTTCGCAATAGGGAAACTCCCGCAACCACTCCACTGTAAATAAGGCGCATAAATCTTGGGGTTGATTAAATTCCAGTAGCTTGAGTAACGAACCATCATGGCAGTTGATTACTTGCAAATGTTGCAAATGTTGCAAATCTGACGAATTTTGACCTAATTTCATGTCCCCACAAACCACTGCGATCGCATCTGATTCTCCCGCAGCGTTGACTAACTTTTCTACCATTGTGGGCAGGGCAATGCGATCGCTCGCTAATAGCAAGAAATATTCTCCGGTTGCCAGTTGGACTAACTGATTATAGGCGGCGCCCAAACTTTGATTGTTAGATGCGATAAACTGATAATTGGGATACTGGGTTTTGGCAAGGGCGATCGCCTCTGGAATCGGTTCGCTGGCTGGAAGTTGGTAGAGAACAATGATTTCCAAGTTTTCATAAGTTTGTCCGGTCAAACTTTCCAGACAATCCAAGGTTTTTTCACCATCGGCAAAGCAAGTGACTCCGACGGTGACGCGGGAATTTTTGGGCGGTTTGGGGGCGGATTTAATGAAAGCTTCACTCATAGATTCAAGTCGGCGATCGAGTAATGTTTGATTGGTTTTTTCTAAGTAGGGGCGATCGGAAATCGCCGGGGTTTCGGGACGCGCTGAAATAGCTGCAATAATAGAGTCAGAGAGAGATTCTGCGTCTGTTGGTTGAAACCAGCGTACCCCGTCGGTTCGGGAAATTAAATTTAAAGTTTCGCGGAATCCTCCGGTGTCTGAGACCACTAAACTTACGGGTGACTGTCCCATTTCTAACGCTGCATTGGGAAAGTTTTCTTGCCAACTGCACAGGCAAACAATTGGGTTGGGTAGCTGACTGACGAGTTCGATTGCTTGTTGACTGGATAAATCCGGTAAAATTTGATAAGCATAGTTTTCTTTTAATGCGCGATCGAGATATTCTTGACTATCCCAGCCTTTCAGTTGGGTCGATTCCAACTGGACA from Oxynema aestuarii AP17 harbors:
- a CDS encoding glycosyltransferase → MKNLLAHILSPDYSQVYFQPQWQETFNASAQKVAILATSEFEGFYQNGGIGTYYQALSQHLAADGWYIILLLCQNDTEFGGKSQLPNLQHIFSTVEVDKVLNLQPIHRAILAQSQEQTIAQWFDYESFCCLFFTQAILASFPEAVIYVEFPAIWGFGDRTIRAKKSGLLSKNCLVGVTDHGGFEWLRETNHRYAVDHPHWFWQAYHYEQYSYENADVTYFPSHFLKSKVESYGWKTSHAVHLPYFIPIVSNVGAIRESPLQNNQKIPLVFFGRLEERKGLCTFMEALQSLDPNITETLEIIFLGKIVQLESTQLKGWDSQEYLDRALKENYAYQILPDLSSQQAIELVSQLPNPIVCLCSWQENFPNAALEMGQSPVSLVVSDTGGFRETLNLISRTDGVRWFQPTDAESLSDSIIAAISARPETPAISDRPYLEKTNQTLLDRRLESMSEAFIKSAPKPPKNSRVTVGVTCFADGEKTLDCLESLTGQTYENLEIIVLYQLPASEPIPEAIALAKTQYPNYQFIASNNQSLGAAYNQLVQLATGEYFLLLASDRIALPTMVEKLVNAAGESDAIAVVCGDMKLGQNSSDLQHLQHLQVINCHDGSLLKLLEFNQPQDLCALFTVEWLREFPYCEVRDLLALNWQILAAAIATGQEIAYYPYPLYLSDPDSALMIPPESLPKERYYLRQYISQIDVSRWTQRQLHLLLTCVEQLYQSEVQNKNQIWQLQQNQTQAKIFASQSQAWMQTALQTQDELEAREAELQKHQIR
- a CDS encoding REP-associated tyrosine transposase, whose translation is MARSRYHVLETRPHFVTCTVVNWLPLFSQIEIAQIILDSLQFMQDNRRLDLYGYVIMENHLHLLVSAANLSKEMGNFKSFTARSIINWLQKNNFHQLLKQLKIYKLQYKTEQEYQVWQEGFHPQAIFSDEVFRQKLEYIHNNPLRRGYVDHPAHWRYSSYRNYIGEPGVLSLDKIDF